The Pleuronectes platessa chromosome 13, fPlePla1.1, whole genome shotgun sequence genome includes a window with the following:
- the LOC128454437 gene encoding zinc finger protein 618-like — protein MGHPQSPQILLNFYHCTIESILTNCISVWYGSCSVADRKSLQRVVKTAQRITGSSLDTIAAVQSKRCLRRARSIVKDSSHPSHRLPANTAELKVQQASHGQTEESLIQDVATRWNSTLEMIKCIQHNKEPLKATLVQQKHNLATLTSAEYDRLANLETLLEPCRYVTELLGGDKYVSCSVVLPALCHLLRTTEISDVDPAYIVRFKAAFKGDLNTRKENTNLSWLKLATALDPRFKDLRCLPKAEREEVWQKLSQMLKDRDTESQPCSDEMEPEPPKKKVALLLLGSESESDEDANFNDKTLDRYRAEPSVSIDTCPLQWWSAHTGAHGRLAQIAEKNFWHYLNSAM, from the exons atgggccATCCTCAGTCTCCTCAGATTCTGCTGAATTTCTACCACTGCACCATCGAGAGCATCCTCACCAACTGCATCTCAgtgtggtatggcagctgctctgttgcGGACCGCAAAtcactgcagagggtggtgaaaacTGCCCAACGCATCACCGGTTCCTCACTCGACACCATTGCAGCTGTTCAGAGCAAGAGATGTCTGCGGAGAGCGCGCAGCATCGTCAAGGACAGCTCTCACcccagccacagact TCCTGCAAACACAGCAGAGCTGAAAGTTCAGCAAGCTTCCCATGGACAGACAGAAGAGTCACTCATCCAGGATGTAGCCACACGCTGGAATTCAACACTGGAGATGATAAAGTGTATCCAGCACAACAAAGAGCCACTGAAGGCAACACTTGTCCAGCAGAAGCACAACTTGGCCACGCTAACCTCAGCTGAATATGACAGGCTAGCAAATTTGGAAACACTGCTGGAGCCATGCAG gtATGTTACTGAGCTCTTGGGGGGTGACAAATATGTTTCCTGCTCTGTGGTCCTGCCTGCACTCTGCCACCTTCTGCGTACAACCGAGATTTCAGATGTTGACCCTGCCTACATAGTGCGCTTCAAGGCTGCATTCAAAGGGGACCTCAACACACGAAAGGAGAACACAAACCTTTCATGGTTAAAGCTAGCAACAGCTCTAGATCCCAGATTCAAGGACCTCAGGTGCCTGCCTaaagcagagagggaagaggtgTGGCAAAAGCTGAGTCAGATGCTGAAGGACAGAGATACTGAATCACAGCCCTGCAGCGATGAAATGGAACCAGAACCACCAAAGAAGAAAGTGGCTCTCCTACTGTTGgggtcagagtcagagtctgatGAGGATGCAAATTTTAATGACAAAACTCTGGACAGGTATAGGGCAGAGCCCAGTGTCAGCATAGACACATGTCCACTTCAGTGGTGGTCAGCGCACACTGGTGCCCATGGCAGGCTGGCACAGATTGCAGAAAAGAACTTTTGGCACTACCTCAACAGTGCCATGTGA